Proteins encoded together in one Stigmatella aurantiaca window:
- a CDS encoding Ig-like domain-containing protein, translating to MAGNANLQVLLLDSADPVAEGANYQYKAEVLNLGPNVAEQVSVTVTLDTRASFQSFDAPGWGCTPSGGVHVWTCTVATLAVNVSQSLTFSMQAPFQDDVLLTASASITSAGTDPVPGNNSASQETVVGANDAPVNIYPAPQTIPQNTELVFSSTNGKRVATSDPDIFGRDMRVLLQVADGASCGTLTLSQKTGLAFTTGDGTADVAMLFTGTLTNVNAALEGLKFTANPAYSGSASIIFSVLDLGNSGLGGNKSDSDAILIHVTAVNHPPVASDDSFSVLKDSGATELDVLANDSTAPDVGETLSITAVTQPADGAVTFTATRVSFTPNPGFVGPTTFTYTVSDGRGGTDTATVTVAVSETNNPPVANDDAFTVVQDSGATELDVLANDTGAPDVGETLSLTAVTQPANGAVTFTATRVSFTPAAGFVGPTAFTYTVSDGRGGTDTATVTVTVTEANHPPVANDDAFTVAQNSGATELDVLANDTTAPDVGETLSITAATQPANGAVTFTATRVSFTPNAGFAGPTTFSYTVSDGRGGTDTATVTVTVTEVNSPPVANDDSFAVLKDSGATELDVLANDTTAPDTGETLSLTAVTQPANGSVSFTATRARFTPAAGFVGTTTFTYTVSDGRGGTDTATVTVTVSETNSPPVANDDAFTVSKDSGATELDVLANDTTAPDAGETLSITAVTQPANGAVTFTGTRVRFTPAAGFVGTTTFTYTVSDGKGGTDTATVMVTVSEKNNPPVANDDAFTVSKDSGATELDVLANDTTAPDTGETLSLTAATQPANGAVTFTATRVSFTPAAGFVGTTAFTYTVSDGKGGLDTATVTVTVAETNHPPVARDDAFTVEENSGATELDVLANDTTAPDVGETLRIIATTQPDNGSVLFTDTRVSFVPVPDFVGTTSFTYTVSDGRGGTSTATVAVTVKEKTGGATGPVTRGSGCASVGSMGLLPLLLLAGLPLLLCRREEASA from the coding sequence GTGGCAGGGAATGCGAACCTGCAGGTCTTGCTGCTCGATTCGGCGGATCCGGTCGCCGAGGGCGCGAACTACCAGTACAAGGCCGAGGTCTTGAACCTGGGGCCCAACGTGGCCGAGCAGGTGTCCGTCACGGTGACCCTGGACACCCGGGCGTCCTTCCAGTCGTTTGATGCCCCGGGATGGGGCTGCACCCCCTCGGGAGGGGTGCACGTGTGGACCTGCACGGTGGCGACGCTCGCCGTGAACGTCTCGCAGAGCCTCACGTTCTCCATGCAGGCCCCGTTTCAGGACGACGTGCTGCTGACCGCGAGCGCCTCGATTACTTCGGCGGGGACCGACCCGGTTCCCGGCAACAACTCCGCATCGCAGGAGACGGTCGTGGGGGCGAACGACGCTCCGGTGAACATCTATCCGGCGCCCCAGACGATTCCCCAGAACACGGAGCTGGTCTTCTCGTCCACGAACGGCAAGCGCGTCGCGACCTCGGATCCGGACATCTTCGGAAGGGACATGCGGGTCTTGTTGCAGGTGGCCGATGGCGCCTCCTGCGGCACGTTGACGCTCAGCCAGAAGACGGGCCTCGCGTTCACCACCGGAGATGGAACCGCGGATGTGGCCATGTTGTTCACGGGGACGCTGACGAACGTGAATGCCGCGCTGGAGGGACTGAAGTTCACGGCGAACCCTGCCTACTCCGGCTCCGCGTCCATCATCTTCTCCGTGCTGGACCTGGGAAACAGTGGTCTGGGCGGGAACAAGAGCGACAGCGATGCGATCCTCATCCATGTCACGGCGGTGAACCACCCGCCCGTGGCCAGCGACGACAGCTTCTCGGTGCTCAAGGACAGCGGCGCCACGGAGTTGGACGTGCTGGCCAACGACAGCACGGCGCCGGACGTGGGCGAGACGCTGAGCATCACGGCGGTCACCCAGCCGGCAGATGGCGCGGTGACCTTCACCGCCACGCGCGTGAGCTTCACCCCCAACCCTGGCTTCGTGGGCCCCACGACGTTCACCTATACGGTGTCCGACGGGCGCGGGGGCACCGATACGGCCACGGTGACGGTGGCGGTGTCCGAGACGAACAACCCGCCGGTGGCGAATGATGACGCCTTCACGGTGGTGCAGGACAGCGGTGCCACGGAGCTGGACGTGCTGGCCAACGACACAGGGGCGCCAGACGTGGGCGAGACGCTCTCCCTCACGGCGGTCACCCAGCCTGCGAATGGCGCGGTGACCTTTACCGCCACGCGCGTGAGCTTCACGCCGGCCGCTGGCTTCGTGGGCCCCACGGCGTTCACCTATACGGTGTCCGACGGGCGCGGGGGGACCGACACGGCCACCGTGACGGTCACCGTCACTGAGGCCAATCACCCGCCCGTGGCCAACGATGACGCCTTCACGGTGGCGCAGAACAGTGGTGCCACGGAGCTGGACGTGCTGGCCAACGACACCACGGCGCCGGACGTGGGCGAGACGCTGAGCATCACGGCGGCCACCCAGCCTGCGAATGGCGCGGTGACCTTCACCGCCACGCGCGTGAGCTTCACGCCCAACGCTGGCTTCGCGGGCCCCACGACGTTCAGCTATACGGTGTCCGATGGGCGCGGGGGGACCGACACGGCCACCGTCACGGTCACCGTCACTGAAGTGAATTCCCCGCCCGTGGCCAATGACGACAGCTTCGCGGTGCTCAAGGACAGCGGAGCCACGGAGCTGGACGTGCTGGCCAATGACACCACGGCGCCGGACACGGGGGAGACGCTCTCCCTCACGGCAGTCACGCAGCCTGCGAACGGCTCGGTGAGCTTCACCGCCACGCGCGCGAGGTTCACGCCGGCCGCTGGCTTCGTGGGCACCACGACGTTCACCTATACGGTGTCTGACGGACGTGGGGGGACCGACACGGCCACCGTGACGGTCACCGTGTCCGAGACGAACAGCCCTCCCGTGGCCAATGATGATGCCTTCACGGTGTCCAAGGACAGCGGCGCCACGGAGCTGGACGTGCTGGCCAACGACACCACGGCGCCGGACGCGGGCGAGACGCTCTCCATCACGGCGGTCACCCAGCCTGCGAACGGCGCGGTGACCTTCACCGGCACGCGCGTGCGCTTCACGCCGGCCGCTGGCTTCGTGGGCACCACGACGTTCACCTATACGGTGTCCGACGGAAAGGGGGGGACCGATACGGCCACCGTGATGGTGACGGTGTCCGAGAAGAACAACCCGCCCGTGGCCAATGATGATGCCTTCACGGTGTCCAAGGACAGCGGCGCTACGGAGCTGGACGTGCTGGCCAACGACACCACGGCGCCGGATACGGGGGAGACGCTCTCCCTCACGGCGGCCACTCAGCCTGCGAATGGCGCGGTGACCTTTACCGCCACGCGCGTGAGCTTCACACCGGCGGCTGGCTTCGTGGGCACCACGGCGTTCACGTATACGGTGTCCGATGGAAAGGGCGGTCTGGACACGGCCACGGTCACGGTCACGGTGGCCGAGACGAACCATCCGCCCGTGGCCCGGGATGATGCCTTCACGGTGGAGGAGAACAGCGGCGCGACGGAGCTGGACGTGCTGGCCAATGACACGACGGCACCGGACGTGGGCGAGACGCTCCGCATCATCGCGACGACTCAGCCCGACAACGGCTCGGTCCTCTTCACGGACACGCGGGTGAGCTTCGTGCCGGTGCCGGACTTCGTGGGCACCACGTCATTCACCTACACGGTGTCGGACGGGCGCGGCGGCACCAGCACGGCCACGGTGGCCGTCACGGTGAAGGAGAAGACGGGGGGCGCGACGGGGCCCGTCACCCGCGGGTCGGGCTGCGCGTCGGTGGGGAGCATGGGCCTCTTGCCCCTGCTTCTGCTGGCGGGCCTGCCGCTGCTGCTGTGCCGCCGGGAAGAGGCAAGCGCCTGA